In the genome of Phycisphaerae bacterium, one region contains:
- a CDS encoding DUF362 domain-containing protein codes for MPTAKVAILRTRPSTVLADYHRLLNLAGYQSVVDKSADTALKVNISWHFFFPGSSTVPWQLEGVIRAMKADGYKPELMHACHNRTVVIDAHLGERENKQVNVVQAHGLRNIHLYEGEPWINVREAVGDLADRFLVLNKVYPDGFAIPKRFIGENIIHLPTVKTHIFTTTTGAMKNAFGGLLNEHRHWTHEVIHETLVDLLMIQKKIHRGVFAVMDGTFAGDGPGPRCMTPHVKNVILASDDQVAIDAVAAKLMGLDPMAIKFIRIAHDMGLGCGDPSKIEIVGDVDAAAENWHFDGPFKNMTFASKMQHKIYWGRLKTMLEWSLKTWMAPWSYIASVIYHDSFWYPTRAKKHMAAVLESDWGRLFQNWEKLTPDAQGFPTVGDQPAELKLLGASAFRQSIKILGTCIREAPEFRFKKQTHGLG; via the coding sequence ATGCCCACGGCGAAAGTTGCGATCCTCAGAACCAGACCTTCTACCGTCCTTGCGGATTACCACCGGCTGCTAAACCTCGCCGGCTATCAGTCCGTCGTGGACAAGTCCGCCGACACCGCACTCAAGGTCAATATCAGCTGGCACTTTTTCTTTCCCGGAAGCTCGACCGTGCCGTGGCAGCTCGAGGGCGTTATCCGGGCGATGAAGGCCGACGGGTACAAGCCGGAGCTGATGCACGCCTGCCACAATCGTACGGTCGTAATCGACGCGCATCTGGGCGAGCGGGAGAACAAGCAGGTCAACGTGGTTCAGGCCCACGGTCTGCGTAACATCCACCTGTACGAGGGCGAGCCATGGATCAACGTCCGCGAGGCCGTGGGCGATCTTGCGGACAGATTCCTCGTGCTCAACAAGGTGTATCCCGACGGATTCGCCATCCCCAAACGCTTCATCGGTGAGAACATCATCCACCTTCCGACGGTCAAGACGCACATCTTCACAACGACGACCGGGGCGATGAAGAACGCCTTCGGCGGCCTGTTGAACGAGCACCGGCACTGGACGCACGAGGTGATCCACGAGACGCTCGTCGATCTGCTCATGATCCAGAAAAAGATTCACCGTGGCGTTTTCGCGGTGATGGATGGGACGTTTGCGGGCGATGGCCCGGGTCCGCGGTGCATGACGCCGCACGTCAAGAATGTGATCCTGGCCAGCGACGATCAAGTGGCGATCGATGCCGTCGCCGCCAAGTTGATGGGTCTCGATCCGATGGCGATCAAGTTCATCCGCATCGCCCATGACATGGGGCTGGGCTGCGGCGATCCGTCGAAGATTGAAATCGTCGGCGATGTCGATGCGGCGGCCGAGAATTGGCATTTTGACGGGCCATTCAAAAACATGACCTTCGCCTCGAAGATGCAGCACAAGATTTACTGGGGGCGGCTCAAGACGATGCTGGAGTGGTCGCTGAAGACGTGGATGGCCCCCTGGTCGTACATCGCCAGCGTGATCTATCACGACAGCTTCTGGTATCCCACGCGGGCGAAAAAGCACATGGCGGCTGTACTGGAAAGTGATTGGGGGAGGCTCTTTCAGAATTGGGAAAAACTGACACCCGATGCGCAGGGCTTTCCGACCGTCGGCGATCAGCCCGCGGAATTGAAGCTCCTGGGAGCATCGGCGTTTCGCCAATCGATCAAAATTCTCGGCACGTGCATCCGCGAGGCGCCGGAGTTTCGATTCAAGAAGCAGACGCACGGATTGGGGTAA
- the sixA gene encoding phosphohistidine phosphatase SixA, with translation MLVYLMRHGIASPRGELGIDDAARALTPEGADKVRRICSALRRLKVEFDEIWTSSLIRAKQTAEIVASVWGLGQEVRIVPALEPGGDLRALIDMLRCESAARGVLLTGHEPDMGELAGMLISGRSDATIRFKKGGVGCIELNETPKGGTGELLWLLTPKQLCKIA, from the coding sequence ATGCTCGTTTACCTCATGCGACATGGAATCGCGTCGCCCCGCGGCGAGTTGGGGATTGATGACGCCGCTCGTGCCCTGACCCCGGAGGGAGCGGACAAAGTGCGGCGAATTTGCTCCGCGCTGCGGCGGCTCAAGGTCGAATTCGACGAGATCTGGACGAGTTCCCTGATTCGGGCCAAACAGACGGCGGAGATCGTGGCCAGTGTGTGGGGCCTGGGTCAAGAGGTCCGCATCGTCCCCGCGCTTGAACCGGGCGGAGACCTGCGGGCACTCATCGATATGTTGAGATGCGAATCGGCAGCGCGGGGGGTATTGCTCACGGGTCACGAACCGGACATGGGCGAGCTGGCCGGCATGCTCATCAGCGGGCGATCGGATGCAACGATTCGTTTCAAAAAAGGAGGGGTGGGGTGCATCGAGTTGAACGAAACGCCCAAGGGGGGTACTGGAGAGTTGCTTTGGCTCTTGACCCCCAAACAGCTGTGCAAAATTGCTTAG
- a CDS encoding thrombospondin type 3 repeat-containing protein — protein MIGMVGVGQIPRGVDASSSRRTSRRVGVLCTVTCLWPTVTARADFTENFDGVSPPALPAGWTATDPLDSNPSWATTMMTSDSAPNNAFVNDASMVSEQRLDTPPIPIATPTAVLTFRNNYNLDSGRHGGVLEISIDGGAFQDILTAGGSFVGGGYNDFIFAALANPIDMRDAWSGNSSGYITTTVNLPSAAAGKHIVLRFRFGSDNDTGVVGWHIDSINIQSQDRDSDFVIDSVDNCPDTANPGQDDADGDGKGDGCDNCSSEFNADQGDGDGDGKGDVCDDCPSAFNADQADSDGDGVGDVCEPAPPPGDACGTCAQGVLPAALLSLSLMMWGRRRRT, from the coding sequence ATGATCGGGATGGTCGGAGTCGGACAAATTCCGCGCGGTGTTGATGCATCGAGTTCGAGACGGACGTCGCGACGAGTAGGGGTGCTCTGCACGGTCACGTGTCTTTGGCCCACGGTCACGGCACGCGCCGATTTCACGGAAAACTTTGACGGCGTGTCGCCGCCGGCGCTACCTGCCGGTTGGACGGCAACAGATCCTCTGGATTCAAATCCGTCATGGGCGACGACGATGATGACCAGCGACTCGGCGCCCAATAACGCATTCGTCAACGATGCCAGCATGGTCAGCGAACAGCGGCTCGACACCCCTCCGATCCCCATCGCCACGCCCACCGCCGTGCTCACGTTTCGAAATAATTACAATTTGGACTCAGGTCGTCACGGCGGTGTGCTGGAGATCTCCATCGACGGCGGGGCTTTTCAGGACATCCTGACCGCCGGGGGCAGTTTTGTCGGTGGCGGTTACAACGATTTCATCTTCGCCGCGCTCGCGAATCCCATCGACATGCGGGATGCGTGGTCGGGCAACTCGAGCGGATACATCACCACGACGGTCAACCTGCCGTCCGCGGCCGCCGGCAAACACATCGTCCTTCGCTTTCGTTTTGGAAGTGACAACGACACGGGCGTCGTCGGCTGGCACATCGACTCGATCAATATTCAATCGCAGGATCGGGATAGCGACTTCGTGATCGACAGCGTCGACAACTGCCCGGATACGGCCAATCCCGGCCAAGATGACGCGGATGGTGACGGCAAGGGCGACGGGTGCGACAACTGTTCCAGCGAGTTCAACGCCGACCAAGGTGATGGGGATGGCGATGGCAAAGGCGATGTCTGCGACGACTGCCCAAGTGCCTTCAACGCGGATCAGGCCGACTCGGACGGCGACGGCGTGGGCGACGTTTGCGAACCTGCCCCGCCTCCTGGCGACGCCTGCGGGACCTGCGCCCAAGGTGTCTTGCCGGCCGCGTTGCTCAGCCTTTCCCTGATGATGTGGGGACGGCGGCGCAGAACTTGA
- a CDS encoding thymidylate kinase — translation MSVMLDGLASPHRFPGKLFIVEGIDGSGKSTQIHLLERWLMSMGYSVFFTEWNSAELVKKTTKRGKKKRILTPTTFSLLHATDFAHRLVSNILPPLKAGMIVLADRYVFTAFARDHVRGCDREWVRKVYRFAPRPDVAFYFRVPIDMALRRITMARPTLKDFEAGMDLNLHTDPFESFKLFQGRILAEYDRMAPENDFEVIDASGSIAEQQRQVRSVILSHLERYHRKPRIA, via the coding sequence ATGTCCGTAATGCTCGATGGATTGGCATCCCCCCATCGTTTTCCCGGCAAGCTGTTCATCGTCGAGGGCATCGACGGGTCGGGAAAGAGCACGCAAATTCACCTGCTGGAGCGCTGGCTCATGAGCATGGGCTATAGCGTGTTCTTCACGGAATGGAACTCCGCGGAACTGGTCAAAAAGACCACCAAGCGGGGCAAGAAAAAACGGATCCTGACGCCCACGACATTCAGCCTGCTTCATGCCACGGACTTCGCCCATCGCTTGGTCAGCAATATTCTCCCGCCTCTGAAGGCCGGGATGATCGTTCTCGCCGATCGTTACGTCTTCACCGCCTTTGCCCGCGATCATGTCCGCGGCTGCGATCGCGAATGGGTCCGCAAGGTGTATCGTTTCGCGCCCCGGCCGGACGTGGCGTTCTATTTCCGTGTGCCGATCGACATGGCGCTGCGGCGAATCACCATGGCCCGACCCACGCTCAAGGATTTTGAGGCGGGCATGGATCTCAATCTGCACACCGACCCGTTCGAGAGCTTCAAGCTGTTTCAGGGGCGAATTCTCGCCGAGTACGACCGCATGGCCCCTGAAAACGACTTCGAAGTCATCGATGCGTCGGGTAGCATCGCCGAGCAGCAGCGTCAGGTACGATCGGTCATTCTGTCGCATCTCGAACGCTACCACCGCAAACCGAGGATTGCATGA
- a CDS encoding thrombospondin type 3 repeat-containing protein, with protein sequence MALSSDFVQIRFQQHYDLEAPPASQLAQDGGVMEIAVSGFTGGAFIDVAAIGTFVTGGYDHLVGSEGGNPLVGRDCWSGDSGGFIDTIVNLPAGTAGNNIQLRWILGTDETNDRSGWRIDRVRIFDGCGALVCPDVNVNNDTGECGAVVDFEISTLNCGTVTAVPASGSFFPVGTTTVAVSTTAGSSCTFDVTVNDADVDPDLDGLGSACDTCPDDFNPDQADGDGDGSADACDNCPAIVNANQADLDGDGVGDECDNCPEFPNRAQADTDGDGIGNGCDLCPLVEIDDGPDEDGDGRGDICDNCPTIANNNQSNPDRDMFGSACDNCPTVANSSQSDVDGDGTGDACDNCPLVFNVDQADANGDGFGDVCQPIPPISLPIPCGVCAQGVLPGMVLSLSLLMLGRRRIRRLPP encoded by the coding sequence GTGGCATTGAGCTCGGACTTCGTTCAAATTCGATTTCAACAGCACTATGACCTTGAAGCCCCGCCGGCTTCTCAACTGGCGCAGGACGGTGGTGTCATGGAAATCGCCGTTTCCGGATTCACCGGCGGCGCCTTCATCGACGTCGCGGCCATCGGTACCTTCGTGACCGGCGGATACGACCACCTCGTCGGCTCAGAAGGCGGCAATCCCCTGGTGGGTCGCGACTGCTGGTCGGGCGATTCCGGCGGGTTTATTGACACCATAGTCAATCTCCCCGCAGGGACCGCCGGGAACAACATTCAACTCCGCTGGATCCTCGGCACCGACGAAACGAATGATCGCAGCGGCTGGCGAATCGACCGCGTGCGCATATTCGATGGCTGCGGCGCCCTCGTGTGCCCGGATGTCAATGTCAACAACGATACCGGCGAGTGCGGCGCCGTCGTGGATTTTGAGATAAGCACCCTCAACTGCGGGACGGTTACTGCCGTGCCGGCGTCCGGCTCCTTTTTCCCCGTCGGCACGACGACGGTCGCCGTAAGCACGACCGCCGGGTCCTCATGCACCTTTGATGTGACGGTCAACGACGCCGATGTCGACCCCGATCTCGATGGCCTGGGGAGTGCTTGTGATACCTGCCCCGATGATTTCAACCCCGATCAAGCCGACGGGGATGGCGATGGAAGCGCCGATGCGTGTGACAACTGCCCGGCGATTGTCAATGCAAACCAGGCGGATTTGGATGGCGACGGAGTGGGGGATGAATGTGACAATTGCCCGGAGTTCCCCAATCGGGCCCAGGCGGATACCGACGGTGATGGCATCGGCAACGGTTGCGACCTATGCCCCCTGGTCGAGATCGACGACGGACCGGATGAAGATGGCGATGGCAGGGGCGACATCTGCGACAACTGCCCGACGATTGCAAACAACAATCAGTCCAACCCCGACCGCGACATGTTCGGCAGTGCGTGCGACAACTGCCCAACGGTCGCGAACAGCAGCCAGTCCGACGTCGACGGTGACGGGACGGGCGACGCCTGCGACAACTGCCCGTTGGTATTCAACGTCGATCAGGCGGATGCGAATGGCGACGGGTTTGGTGACGTGTGTCAGCCAATTCCCCCGATTTCTCTACCGATTCCGTGCGGCGTTTGCGCGCAGGGAGTCCTGCCGGGCATGGTGCTGAGCCTGTCGCTATTGATGTTGGGACGACGGCGGATTCGTCGTCTCCCTCCGTGA
- a CDS encoding Ppx/GppA phosphatase family protein, whose translation MKFGAIDVGTNSIHLVMVEVSPEGDFRILGRDKEMVQLGRGGFVEHVLTERAMEDGLACLTRFAKLARLKGVGRLRAVATSAVREARNGGDFVQRVRRALGLELHVLSTEEEARLIYLAVRHAVNLGNDDHLVVDVGGGSVEVIVGNANRPEVLFSAKLGALRLSELYLKKDPPAVEEIKALRRHVESALAALENRVGRRKFDRCLATSGTFEHLAEICTRRRGEEQSDTDVLRVSRAEIKTLLSDLIGTRRDELLKVPGMEARRVSTILPAATTLMALARMFDISQFEYCDMALREGIIIDHIASRRAHFLARATWPDPRTRSVVQLAERCGYNRAHAEQVQQLALSLFGQLAALHHLDDRYRDLLSYACLLHDVGYMISHKGHHKHSYYLIRNGGLQGFSEPEIEIIANIARYHRKAWPRKSHYSYQQLDREGRDAVCKLIPIIRLANALDRTHYSVADALDCRVNADRVEVLVHSGKDMELEMWTARRQCPLFEREYGVQVAVSLASNVKELQTCP comes from the coding sequence GTGAAGTTTGGTGCGATCGACGTCGGCACCAACAGTATTCACCTGGTCATGGTGGAGGTCTCGCCGGAAGGGGACTTTCGCATCCTGGGCCGCGACAAGGAAATGGTCCAATTGGGGCGCGGCGGCTTCGTCGAGCATGTTCTCACCGAGCGGGCGATGGAGGACGGACTCGCCTGCTTGACGCGGTTCGCCAAGCTGGCGCGGCTCAAGGGGGTGGGGCGGTTGCGGGCAGTGGCCACCAGCGCGGTGCGCGAGGCCCGCAACGGCGGCGATTTCGTCCAGCGTGTGCGCCGCGCCCTGGGGCTGGAACTGCATGTGCTGAGCACCGAGGAGGAGGCTCGCCTCATCTATCTCGCCGTACGCCACGCGGTCAACCTTGGCAACGACGACCATCTGGTGGTCGACGTCGGTGGGGGGAGCGTTGAGGTCATTGTCGGAAATGCGAACCGCCCCGAAGTGTTGTTCAGCGCGAAGCTGGGGGCGCTACGATTGTCGGAGCTCTACCTTAAGAAAGACCCGCCGGCCGTCGAGGAGATCAAGGCCCTGCGTCGGCATGTCGAATCGGCGCTGGCGGCCCTGGAAAACAGGGTCGGTCGGCGGAAGTTCGATCGTTGCCTGGCGACCTCCGGCACGTTCGAGCACCTTGCGGAGATTTGCACGCGGCGTCGGGGCGAGGAGCAGTCGGACACGGACGTACTCCGGGTCAGCCGCGCCGAGATCAAGACGCTTCTCTCGGATCTCATCGGGACGCGCCGTGATGAGCTGCTGAAGGTGCCGGGGATGGAGGCGCGGCGCGTTTCGACGATTCTCCCTGCTGCGACCACGCTCATGGCCCTGGCTCGAATGTTCGACATTTCGCAATTCGAGTATTGCGACATGGCACTTCGCGAGGGAATCATCATCGACCACATTGCCAGCCGCCGGGCGCATTTTCTCGCCCGGGCGACGTGGCCGGATCCGCGAACGCGCAGCGTCGTGCAACTGGCCGAGCGGTGCGGTTACAACCGGGCCCATGCCGAGCAGGTGCAGCAACTGGCCTTGTCGCTGTTCGGTCAATTGGCGGCGCTTCACCATCTCGACGATCGCTATCGGGATCTGCTGAGCTACGCGTGCCTGCTCCACGATGTCGGCTACATGATCAGCCACAAAGGGCACCACAAGCACTCCTACTATCTGATTCGCAATGGCGGCCTTCAGGGCTTCAGTGAACCGGAAATCGAGATCATCGCCAACATCGCGCGGTATCATCGCAAAGCCTGGCCGCGGAAATCACACTACAGTTACCAGCAGCTTGACCGCGAGGGTCGGGACGCCGTTTGCAAGCTGATCCCGATTATCCGTCTGGCGAATGCGCTGGACCGGACGCACTACAGCGTCGCCGACGCGCTCGATTGCCGGGTTAATGCCGATCGCGTGGAGGTGTTGGTACACAGCGGAAAGGACATGGAGCTGGAAATGTGGACGGCGCGACGGCAGTGCCCGCTGTTTGAGCGCGAATACGGAGTGCAGGTCGCCGTGAGCCTGGCATCGAACGTCAAGGAGCTGCAGACATGTCCGTAA
- a CDS encoding DUF4394 domain-containing protein — translation MRLINRRGWNAIGARLAAACGLGVATWATMPLQAQDGLLALTTSNTLHRISSAAPGTSLSNVTITGLQAFEAIVAIDFRPATGQLYGLGSSDRLYVINRTTGAATQVGSGTFTTPLSGSDFGMDFNPVTDTIRVVSDVRQNLRINSVTAQVTVDSSLNVFGMPIEMPEVVGVAYSNPFVILGGTFTTLYGLDADLDHLVRIGSAGGTPTSPNTGQVTDIGALGTIVGPGVCGFDIAPSGIAYATFYNAGSMISGLYTINLSTGAVGLTGALPGGAIRGLAAIPRPRMSISNVNVTEGDAGLSNAVFNVTLSDTSLTAVTANFATADGTASAASDYAQKNGSLTFSPGQTAKTVTINVVGDTEIEANETFRVVLSNVVGGIGADLESVATINSDDPDGDADGVRDAVDNCPTTANPDQADSDGDGLGDACESDPPPDGATCGTCAQGVLPAALVSLSLMMWGRRRRN, via the coding sequence ATGCGACTCATCAATCGAAGAGGTTGGAACGCAATCGGTGCGCGCCTGGCGGCGGCCTGCGGGCTCGGTGTGGCGACTTGGGCAACAATGCCACTGCAAGCGCAGGACGGTCTGCTCGCGCTGACGACGTCGAATACCCTGCACCGCATCAGCAGCGCCGCGCCGGGGACGAGTCTGTCCAATGTGACGATCACCGGACTGCAAGCATTCGAGGCAATCGTTGCGATTGACTTCCGGCCGGCGACGGGACAGTTGTACGGTCTGGGCAGCAGCGACCGGCTTTATGTGATCAATCGGACAACGGGCGCAGCGACACAGGTCGGTTCTGGTACGTTTACGACGCCGCTAAGCGGGTCCGACTTCGGCATGGACTTCAATCCCGTAACCGACACGATTCGCGTTGTTAGTGACGTCCGTCAGAACCTCCGTATCAATTCGGTGACGGCGCAGGTGACGGTAGATTCGTCGCTAAATGTGTTCGGGATGCCCATTGAAATGCCCGAGGTCGTCGGCGTGGCCTATTCCAACCCATTTGTTATCCTCGGCGGAACGTTCACGACGCTCTATGGCCTCGATGCGGACTTGGACCACTTGGTCCGCATCGGCTCGGCGGGTGGGACGCCGACGTCGCCGAATACAGGTCAGGTGACTGACATTGGTGCCTTGGGCACGATCGTCGGACCGGGCGTCTGCGGCTTTGATATTGCCCCATCGGGAATCGCCTATGCGACTTTCTACAACGCCGGATCGATGATCTCCGGACTTTATACGATCAACCTTTCGACGGGAGCCGTTGGATTGACCGGCGCGCTGCCCGGCGGGGCCATTCGCGGATTGGCGGCAATTCCCCGGCCGCGTATGTCCATCAGTAATGTGAACGTGACCGAGGGAGACGCCGGCTTGTCCAACGCGGTGTTCAATGTCACGCTCTCCGACACGTCATTGACCGCGGTGACCGCGAACTTCGCAACGGCGGACGGCACGGCTTCGGCGGCAAGCGACTACGCACAGAAGAACGGGAGCCTGACTTTCAGTCCCGGTCAGACAGCCAAGACGGTCACGATCAACGTTGTAGGCGATACGGAGATCGAGGCGAATGAGACCTTTCGCGTGGTTTTGTCCAATGTGGTTGGCGGCATAGGCGCGGATTTGGAAAGCGTCGCCACGATTAATAGCGATGATCCGGACGGCGACGCCGACGGGGTGCGCGATGCGGTGGACAACTGTCCGACAACGGCGAACCCCGATCAGGCGGATTCGGATGGCGATGGGTTGGGCGATGCATGCGAATCAGACCCGCCACCTGACGGCGCCACCTGCGGGACCTGCGCACAAGGCGTCTTGCCGGCCGCTTTGGTGAGCCTGTCCCTGATGATGTGGGGGCGCCGGCGGCGAAATTGA
- a CDS encoding CHAD domain-containing protein, with protein MNEGEERTTAGLLAAYVQKQLKRFEKNLAAAQTAGEVNAVHDVRVATRRLAEPLGLMARDLGRKQVQHERQLLRKARRALRKVRDLDVLQKSLMENPAGGGLEPTDLAQVEGILTQRREKALSSARRQWARLDSDKLTRRVGKLAEGYRDLTREGLDEELARRVRELFLRRAERLVARDPRRPETVDLHQTRICVKRLRYAAELMRDTQVHTDQGLIDSLAKIQERLGHWNDDLVAARLIARIAYKMSSLVEQPAWSARLLTYSAERARSAEAGRLAILNEWPQVDFALQRSVAPSESGVTYASAAIETPV; from the coding sequence ATGAACGAGGGCGAGGAACGAACTACGGCAGGCCTTTTGGCCGCGTACGTGCAAAAGCAGCTCAAGCGATTCGAGAAGAACCTTGCGGCCGCGCAAACCGCCGGCGAAGTCAACGCGGTTCACGACGTTCGTGTCGCCACACGCAGGCTGGCGGAGCCGCTGGGACTAATGGCCCGCGATTTGGGCCGAAAACAGGTCCAACACGAACGGCAACTACTGCGCAAGGCTCGGCGTGCCCTTCGCAAGGTACGAGATCTTGATGTACTTCAGAAGTCGCTGATGGAGAATCCTGCCGGCGGTGGTCTGGAGCCGACCGACCTCGCCCAAGTCGAAGGCATCCTTACCCAGCGGCGCGAGAAGGCGCTTTCCAGCGCCCGGCGGCAGTGGGCGCGACTGGATTCGGACAAGCTTACTCGCCGTGTGGGCAAGTTGGCGGAGGGCTACAGGGACCTGACGCGCGAAGGTCTGGATGAGGAATTAGCCCGTCGGGTGCGAGAGCTGTTTCTGCGACGGGCCGAGCGGCTGGTGGCGCGCGATCCACGGCGTCCCGAGACCGTCGACCTGCACCAAACACGCATCTGCGTGAAGCGGCTTCGCTATGCGGCGGAATTGATGCGCGACACCCAGGTTCATACGGATCAGGGCCTGATTGACAGCCTCGCCAAGATCCAGGAGCGGTTGGGGCATTGGAACGACGATCTGGTCGCCGCACGATTGATTGCCCGGATCGCATACAAAATGAGCTCGTTGGTGGAGCAGCCGGCGTGGTCGGCGCGGCTCCTGACTTACTCTGCGGAGCGGGCGAGGTCCGCCGAGGCGGGACGTTTGGCAATCCTGAACGAATGGCCGCAAGTGGATTTCGCGCTGCAACGCTCCGTGGCGCCGTCCGAGAGCGGCGTGACGTATGCATCGGCGGCAATTGAGACTCCCGTTTAG
- a CDS encoding thrombospondin type 3 repeat-containing protein, with protein MTPYKTSPSSLMSWILVAAVMISGRSAMGAPPVIVPAVEPNNTPGTAQVLVLGSQGGLIVQGAITPTGDFDYYRLNNIPSGAKAWIKVDTGGTNLLSRDSVVTLFAADGTTVIEDDDDDGQGTDCDSTEETELSSAIAGRTLTAGGTYFLRVRQFNNMNPIGSYLLFVVVTTASSPETEANNTVPTADGITTFSMPVGARSAAIGIAADVDFYSVQAQSGNVLFLAVDTDPPRTGAETDVVLKLFDTDGTAELLSVDQPTGSEGAESACFAIPMTGTYFARVSHFAAAGTGNYAIMTAAFGQPDADGDGVIDSQDNCPSFADQTQKNIDGDQFGDGCDNCPSSANNNQADLDGDGRGDVCDKCPTFANSDQADADGDGKGDVCDNCPALFNADQNDADGDGKGDECDNCPAVFNADQGDSNGDGIGDVCGDAPGGQPAPCGVCAQGVLPGMLLSLSLMMWGRRSRMPSRTSEVVPK; from the coding sequence ATGACTCCGTACAAAACAAGTCCATCGAGTTTGATGTCATGGATTCTTGTCGCAGCGGTGATGATCTCCGGGCGCTCGGCGATGGGCGCGCCGCCCGTCATTGTGCCGGCGGTTGAGCCCAACAACACGCCGGGCACGGCGCAGGTGCTGGTCTTGGGATCTCAAGGAGGTCTCATCGTCCAAGGCGCAATCACGCCGACAGGCGATTTCGACTACTATAGGCTGAATAATATTCCATCCGGGGCCAAGGCATGGATCAAAGTAGATACCGGCGGCACCAACCTTTTGAGCCGAGATTCCGTGGTCACGTTGTTTGCAGCGGACGGAACTACTGTTATCGAAGACGACGACGATGATGGACAAGGCACCGATTGCGATTCAACCGAAGAAACCGAGCTTTCATCGGCCATCGCGGGGCGAACGTTAACGGCCGGTGGAACTTATTTTCTTCGCGTCAGGCAGTTCAACAACATGAACCCCATCGGCTCCTACCTGCTTTTTGTCGTCGTCACGACGGCGTCTTCGCCTGAAACCGAGGCGAATAATACCGTCCCAACCGCCGACGGCATCACCACATTCTCCATGCCCGTCGGTGCCCGATCGGCCGCCATCGGCATCGCGGCCGATGTTGATTTCTATTCGGTGCAGGCCCAGTCGGGGAACGTACTGTTCCTGGCCGTCGATACCGACCCGCCGCGAACCGGAGCTGAGACCGACGTAGTGCTGAAGCTCTTCGACACCGACGGGACGGCAGAGCTGCTGTCGGTCGACCAGCCCACTGGATCTGAAGGCGCCGAGTCCGCCTGCTTTGCAATCCCGATGACCGGGACCTATTTCGCGCGAGTCAGCCATTTCGCCGCGGCCGGTACCGGCAACTATGCGATCATGACGGCTGCCTTCGGCCAGCCGGATGCTGACGGCGATGGGGTCATCGATAGTCAGGACAACTGCCCCTCGTTCGCCGACCAAACCCAAAAGAACATCGACGGTGACCAATTCGGCGACGGTTGTGACAACTGCCCGTCGTCTGCAAATAACAATCAAGCGGATCTCGATGGCGATGGTCGGGGCGACGTCTGCGATAAATGCCCGACGTTCGCCAACAGCGATCAAGCGGATGCCGACGGCGATGGTAAAGGAGATGTCTGCGACAACTGCCCGGCGCTCTTCAACGCCGACCAGAACGATGCCGACGGCGACGGCAAAGGCGACGAGTGCGACAACTGCCCGGCGGTTTTCAACGCCGATCAAGGGGATTCAAACGGAGACGGCATAGGCGACGTCTGTGGAGACGCGCCCGGCGGCCAGCCCGCGCCGTGCGGAGTTTGCGCGCAGGGTGTCCTGCCGGGTATGCTGTTGAGTCTGTCGCTGATGATGTGGGGGCGGCGCTCCAGAATGCCTTCACGCACGTCTGAGGTGGTTCCCAAATAA